Genomic DNA from Pseudomonas helmanticensis:
AGATGTACTGCCTTTTCAAAGTGCGTTTGAGCGTCCGACCACCGTCGGCCCGTTGGCGCAGATCCTTCACGCCGCCATCGACACCGGCATCGCCCGCGCTGCTTACGAAGACGCCCTGCATTTTGTGCGCAGCAAAACCCGGCCATGGATCGATTCCGGCAATGACAAAGCCACCGAAGACCCGCTGACACTGAAAAGCTTCGGCCACTTGAGCATTCGCCTGCACGCCACCGAAGCCTTGCTTGAACGTGCTGGCGAATTCCTCGACGCCGCGCAAGCCGAGACCAACGCCGATAGCGTTGCAGCCGCATCCATTGCGGTCGCCGAAGCACGCGCGATCAGCACCGAAATTTCCCTCGCTGCGGGCAGTACACTGTTCGAACTCGCCGGCAGCCAGGCCACGCTGATCGAGCACGGCCTCGACCGCCACTGGCGCAACGCCCGCGTGCACACCCTGCACGACCCGGTGCGCTGGAAATATCACGCGGTGGGTAACTACTACCTCAACGATGAAAACCCGCCGTTGCGGGGGACCATCTGATGAGCGCTACGAAAAAGAAGATCCTGCTGAACGCGTTCAACATGAACTGCATCGGCCATATCAACCATGGCTTGTGGACGCATCCGCGCGATACCTCGACCCGCTACAACACGATTGAATACTGGACCGAACTGGCACAGTTGCTCGAGCGTGGGCTGTTCGACGGATTGTTCATCGCCGACATCGTCGGCGTGTACGACGTCTACCAGAATTCGGTCGATGTGCCGCTGAAAGAGTCGATCCAGTTGCCGGTCAACGACCCACTGCTGCTGGTTTCGGCCATGGCTGCGGTAACCAAGAACCTTGGCTTCGGCCTCACCGCCAACCTCACCTACGAGCCGCCGTATCTGTTCGCCCGCCGCATGTCCACGCTCGATCATCTGAGTCGCGGCCGCGTGGGCTGGAACATCGTCACCGGTTACCTCGACAGCGCTGCGAAAGCCATGGGCCTGAGCGAGCAAGTCGAACATGACCGTCGCTACGATCAGGCCGATGAGTACCTGCAAGTGCTCTACAAACTCTGGGAGGGCAGTTGGGAAAACGGCGCGGTGCTCAATGACCGCGAGCAACGCATCTATGCGCAGCCGGAGAAAGTGCACAAGGTCGAGCACAAGGGCGAGTTCTATCAGGTCGAGGGTTATCACCTCTGCGAGCCGTCGCCGCAGCGTACGCCAGTGCTGTTTCAGGCCGGCAGTTCCGATCGCGGTTTGCTCTTTGCCGGGCGTCACGCCGAGTGCGTGTTCATCAGCGGCCAGAACAAGCCATCGACCAAGGTTCAGGTCGACAAAGTGCGCGCCAGCGCTGTTGAAGCGGGGCGCAATCCTGAGGACATCAAGGTGCTCATGGGCCTTAACGTGATTGTCGGCGCGACTGAAGAAGCCGCGTGGGCCAAGCACGCCGAGTATCTCAGCTACGCCAGCGCCGAGGCCGGCGTCGCACATTTCTCGGCGTCGACCGGTATCGACTTCTCCCAATACGAAATCGACGAACCGATCCAGTACGTAAAGAGCAACGCCATTCAGTCAGCGACGAAAAATCTGCAGAACAACGACTGGACCCGCCGCAAGTTACTCGACCAGCACGCCCTCGGTGGTCGCTACATCACCGTGGTCGGATCGCCTGAGCAAGTGGCGGACGAGCTGGAATCGTGGATCGCAGAAACCGGTCTCGATGGTTTCAATTTGACCCGGATTGTTACGCCAGAGAGCTATGTCGATTTCATTGAACTGGTGATTCCCGAGTTGCAGCGGCGCGGGTCGTACAAGACCTCGTATGACAGCGGCAGCTTGCGCGAGAAGCTGTTTCACGGGGAGGCGCAGCTACCTGAGCAGCACACCGGCTCCCACTATCGCCAATAACTCTTTGTACTGATCATTCCCACGCTCTGCGTGGGAATGCAGCCCGGGACGCTCCGCGTCCCAACAGCGGACGCAGAGCGTCCATAGAGGCATTCCCACGCAGAGCGTGGGAACGATCTGTGAAAAATTCATGCACTGACTGGAAAACCCATCATGACCAAGAAAACTCTGTCCCACCCAGTCAAAGCACTGGCCCTGGCCCTCGGCCTGTTCAGCTCTGCGATCTTCGCCGCTGACGCCCCACTGAAAATCGGCACCACCGCCGCCTTCGCCATCCCTCTGGAAGCCGCCGTCGAAGAAGCCTCCAAACAGGGCCTGAAGGTCGAGCTGGTGGAGTTCACCGACTGGATCGCGCCGAACGTCAGCCTCGCCGCCGGCGACATCGACGTGAATTACTTCCAGCACATCCCGTTCCTCGAAAACGCCAAGGCTGCCGCCGGTTTTGACCTGGTGCCGTTCGCGCCGGGGATCATCAATAACGTCGGCCTCTACTCGAAAAAATACAAAAGCTTCGATGAGCTGCCAGAGGGCGCCAGCGTCGCTATCGCCAACGATCCGATCAACAGCGGTCGCGGTCTGCAATTGCTCGCCAAGGCTGGTTTGATCACGCTGAAACCGGGTGTCGGCTACAAGGCCACCGAAGACGACATCGTCGCCAACCCGAAGAAAATCAAAATCCTTCAAGTCGAGGCCGTGCAACTGGTACGCGCCTATGACGACGCCGATCTGGTCCAGGGTTATCCGGCCTACATTCGTCTGGCGAAGACCTTCGATGCCGGTTCCGCGCTGCTGTTCGACGGTCTCGATCACAAGGAATACGTGATCCAGTTCGTCATCCAGCCGAAGAGCAAAACCGACCCGCGCCTGATCAAATTCGTCGACATCTACCAGCATTCGCCAGTCGTTCGCGCAGCGCTGGATAAGGCCCACGGCAAGCTGTATCAAGCCGGTTGGGAAAGCTGAGCATGACGGCCGCGATCCAACGGCGACTGGAAATTCCAGAGCCACACAATGCTGAAAAAACCGAGCTGCATCCCGAGTTGAATCGCGCCCACGTACGCTTCATCGGCCTGGGCAAAACCTACAACGGCCGGCAAGGCCCGGTCGCTGCGCTGCAAGGCATCGATCTGGCGATTTCGCGCGGTGAAGTGTTCGGCATCATTGGTCGCAGCGGTGCCGGCAAGTCGTCGTTGATCCGCACGATCAATCGTCTGGAACAGCCGACTTCGGGGCGCGTGCTGATCGATCAGATCGACATCGGCGAGTTCGATGAAGACCGTCTCGTAGCGCTGCGTCGGCGGATCGGCATGATCTTCCAGCACTTCAATCTGATGTCGGCGAAAACCGTTTGGCAGAACGTCGAACTGCCGCTGAA
This window encodes:
- a CDS encoding LLM class flavin-dependent oxidoreductase, yielding MSATKKKILLNAFNMNCIGHINHGLWTHPRDTSTRYNTIEYWTELAQLLERGLFDGLFIADIVGVYDVYQNSVDVPLKESIQLPVNDPLLLVSAMAAVTKNLGFGLTANLTYEPPYLFARRMSTLDHLSRGRVGWNIVTGYLDSAAKAMGLSEQVEHDRRYDQADEYLQVLYKLWEGSWENGAVLNDREQRIYAQPEKVHKVEHKGEFYQVEGYHLCEPSPQRTPVLFQAGSSDRGLLFAGRHAECVFISGQNKPSTKVQVDKVRASAVEAGRNPEDIKVLMGLNVIVGATEEAAWAKHAEYLSYASAEAGVAHFSASTGIDFSQYEIDEPIQYVKSNAIQSATKNLQNNDWTRRKLLDQHALGGRYITVVGSPEQVADELESWIAETGLDGFNLTRIVTPESYVDFIELVIPELQRRGSYKTSYDSGSLREKLFHGEAQLPEQHTGSHYRQ
- a CDS encoding MetQ/NlpA family ABC transporter substrate-binding protein; protein product: MTKKTLSHPVKALALALGLFSSAIFAADAPLKIGTTAAFAIPLEAAVEEASKQGLKVELVEFTDWIAPNVSLAAGDIDVNYFQHIPFLENAKAAAGFDLVPFAPGIINNVGLYSKKYKSFDELPEGASVAIANDPINSGRGLQLLAKAGLITLKPGVGYKATEDDIVANPKKIKILQVEAVQLVRAYDDADLVQGYPAYIRLAKTFDAGSALLFDGLDHKEYVIQFVIQPKSKTDPRLIKFVDIYQHSPVVRAALDKAHGKLYQAGWES